A portion of the Lolium rigidum isolate FL_2022 chromosome 1, APGP_CSIRO_Lrig_0.1, whole genome shotgun sequence genome contains these proteins:
- the LOC124658129 gene encoding uncharacterized protein LOC124658129, protein MARDIRAGHEPTDDSASGGAALVLWDCGSSLYDSYELTAFKRQLDAAVLACRSISMPHLPAAAAATPAAGGRKRRAGRLPALLRRFFSKVLVRLRLPASVRGTRHHDRYRGYDGYGHGDYSGTGSPWSGALTSIPEESGDSPETGLSPPIVAGPSALRRVQSERFIGSKTASTMVPFDVVL, encoded by the coding sequence ATGGCGAGGGACATCCGGGCAGGTCACGAGCCGACAGATGACAGTGCTAGTGGTGGCGCCGCGCTCGTGCTGTGGGACTGCGGCAGCTCGCTCTACGACTCCTACGAGCTCACCGCCTTCAAGCGCCAGCTCGACGCCGCCGTGCTCGCCTGCCGCTCGATCTCCATGCCtcacctccccgccgccgccgccgccacgccggcaGCTGGCGGCAGGAAGAGGCGCGCGGGGCGGCTACCGGCTCTGCTCCGGAGGTTCTTCTCCAAGGTGCTCGTCCGTCTTCGGCTCCCGGCCTCGGTGCGTGGCACAAGACATCACGACCGGTACCGGGGGTACGATGGATACGGCCACGGCGACTACAGCGGCACGGGGTCGCCGTGGTCCGGCGCGCTGACCTCCATCCCGGAGGAGAGCGGCGACAGCCCGGAGACCGGGTTGTCGCCTCCGATCGTCGCCGGCCCGAGCGCGCTGCGCAGGGTTCAGTCGGAGCGGTTCATCGGCAGCAAGACGGCGTCCACCATGGTGCCATTCGACGTCGTCTTGTAG